Genomic window (Theileria annulata chromosome 4, complete sequence, *** SEQUENCING IN PROGRESS ***):
AAATACTTCAGTGTATCTAGTAATTCTAGTGGAGAGATCTCTCCACAAATTTCTATCTGCTCTATAAATTGTTTCTCGTATCCAAAATATAAGTTGATATTGGATCTCCCTATGAGGTTCAAAATCAGGGTATATTAATCCATATCTATTTCTTGCATCACTATAACCAACACCAATTTTCATGAATGTTAAACGAATAACttcaattaaaattgtatgAATTACCAATAATCTACTATGTAATCTATTATTAACTACGTAGTTTGCTATTGCCATATAACTAAACGATTCCACTAAGCTGTTGCAAATCACCATGATTACGGCCACTATTACAACTAAAAGTATTTGATCAATGAGAATTGTAAAAGGCCATAATCTGGTATGAATGGCTATTATTGATATCAGAAATGTCATAAATTGGGGAATAACTAAAATCCAAAATACATCATATTGCCATGtccaatttttaaaattggcCACAAAATAATCAGTTAAAAACACTGCTATTGATCCAGAAATTCTAAATGGAGCAATAACCAGGCTTACAACTATAGCACTTTCACCATTTAAGAGCCAATAAGGAATGACGTGAGGAAACAGaaattcaaataaaaatgtggataataaaaacataaTAATAGGAGATTTCATAATTAACCAAAGACGGAAATATCCATGGGTATGTTTTTCTAGTTCAAATGGTTCTTTTGGACTAATCATAGTCTttttttgaattttatcaattctAGTTTTACCGACTTTGTCCATTAATCTATCTAATGGTTTAAAAAAACTTTCTATTTTAAGTGAAATATCATCGgctttaattttttcccCGGGATCGGGTACATTTGATTTACTAGTTAGAATTTCAGCAACCTTTTTTAACAACCACTTAAATTGTTTCTTAGaatcataaattttcattttattactaatattatgtTTTTTAATACTTTCAACTATTTCTTCAATAGTTTCAAAAATAGATTCAAATTCTTTGAATTCTGAGTAAATTTGATCTACGAATTTGAGTGTTTCATTATACATTTCTTCAATTTCAGGAgttattattacattttcaaaCCTCTTCTTTTCATAAGCAAAATCTTCAGACGAAAGATCGAAAATTGATCTTAAAGTCTGTCTTTCTTCTAAATCAATATTGAGCAACTTGGAAAGTTTTTTAGCAAATTCATCCATCAAACTTAATTTCTCAATCACTATTCTAAGTTCCGATTCTAAAGACCCATTATTTGCGGTTTTTCCATCCAATTCTTTGATATCTTCCAACAGTTTTTCTAGTTTTTTAAAGAGCGATTTTAGTTTTGTCTCAGATTTCTTATATGATGAGAAAAGTTCACTATAACGGTTTATAACTGCAATATGAGGGTCTATAATTGCCAAGAAATGATTAAAACTATATATGATTGCATTGATTTCACTTATTAACACGATAGTAGATTTATATGGTTCTATTTCAAGAAATTTAACCTGATAAAACCATAAAAATAGTGAAATTAAAGTCAAAAGAAACGAAAAGCAACATTGaactttaattattaacaatGATTGTCCTTCAAAAATCACGTCTAATATTGTCTGAATTATGGTAACAAGTACAGAACACATATCGCTCGATAGTCGGATAATTGTCATCTGCTGTGGAGCAAAGGAGATAATTGAATTATAAAGCATCCCACATAAAAAAGCATCCATATTTGATGAACAGTAAAATGCGAATCCAATATTATCTGCATTCGTGGAAAAGTAAAATGTGAGTCCTCTAGACATTGCAAGAAGTAACAATGCCTGGATAGTAAGGTTAGCTTTATTGTAACGAAGGAAAAAGGCGTTTATGTCTTTTGTTATAAATCCAAGGAACATAAAAATAACCCTATACGTTTTCATTTTACTAATATAAACTCCCACATTTTCTTGTCTAATATTTAATCCAACAATAAAATGGCTTGATAATGCTCTTGTTTGCTCCGCCAACATATTAATGCTTATTGCCACGAGTGCAAGGACAAATTTCGAAgaaaacataaatttatccTCATTTTTGGGGGtttttgaataatttgattcTGGTGGTTGTTCTCCCGTCATATTTGTTTTGTTCTATGTGTTATAACCAATATCGTAGATGTTATCTGTTCACACGTGTTATATAGATCAATTACAAAATATCACACATCTCCCACtttcaataaataatgataaatacTACATACAACTTTATGAACTTATGTAAAACGTATGTATTAAGTTGGTTCATTTTTTTCCTTTAATTGCATTTATCGCAAATCATT
Coding sequences:
- a CDS encoding uncharacterized protein (SMART 9 transmembrane domains at aa 21-40, 73-90, 182-204, 219-238, 492-514, 524-546, 558-580, 585-607 and 628-650;~9 probable transmembrane helices predicted for TA10505 by TMHMM2.0 at aa 21-40, 73-90, 182-204, 219-238, 492-514, 524-546, 558-580, 585-607 and 628-650); protein product: MTGEQPPESNYSKTPKNEDKFMFSSKFVLALVAISINMLAEQTRALSSHFIVGLNIRQENVGVYISKMKTYRVIFMFLGFITKDINAFFLRYNKANLTIQALLLLAMSRGLTFYFSTNADNIGFAFYCSSNMDAFLCGMLYNSIISFAPQQMTIIRLSSDMCSVLVTIIQTILDVIFEGQSLLIIKVQCCFSFLLTLISLFLWFYQVKFLEIEPYKSTIVLISEINAIIYSFNHFLAIIDPHIAVINRYSELFSSYKKSETKLKSLFKKLEKLLEDIKELDGKTANNGSLESELRIVIEKLSLMDEFAKKLSKLLNIDLEERQTLRSIFDLSSEDFAYEKKRFENVIITPEIEEMYNETLKFVDQIYSEFKEFESIFETIEEIVESIKKHNISNKMKIYDSKKQFKWLLKKVAEILTSKSNVPDPGEKIKADDISLKIESFFKPLDRLMDKVGKTRIDKIQKKTMISPKEPFELEKHTHGYFRLWLIMKSPIIMFLLSTFLFEFLFPHVIPYWLLNGESAIVVSLVIAPFRISGSIAVFLTDYFVANFKNWTWQYDVFWILVIPQFMTFLISIIAIHTRLWPFTILIDQILLVVIVAVIMVICNSLVESFSYMAIANYVVNNRLHSRLLVIHTILIEVIRLTFMKIGVGYSDARNRYGLIYPDFEPHREIQYQLIFWIRETIYRADRNLWRDLSTRITRYTEVFEQ